In Dolichospermum flos-aquae CCAP 1403/13F, the following proteins share a genomic window:
- the lnt gene encoding apolipoprotein N-acyltransferase — protein MGTTVAPIGAWFLAWIALVPLWILIIKYTSKTDPPAPRPLPLALIWGIGYHGVALSWITGIHPMDWLGVPWLPSLIITLLCWAFISLWGGILVSVWAALMVRLDRGNPWLRVLIGTAIWCGLESLWSASPLWWSSLAYTQSPQNLVILHLGQLSGPNTVTAVIVAFNGLIAEYLTQSLLEIPKGRRKGAKEEGSLGKGFVNGYLILAVSLLIISHFIGFILYTAPLNSTPSTALKIGIIQGNIPNKIKVLPEGLRRAMTAYTEGYLSLTNQGVQAVLTPEASIPIFSRDLLQTPLFAAIREKGVIAWIGAFGEQGSSYTNSLFTVLGNGAITSRYDKSKLVPLGEYIPFENILGGIIQRLSPLEAHQVPGKAKQIFNTPFGRVIIGICYESAFAENFRYQASMGGKFMLSSSNDAHYTAAMANQHHAQDIMRAIETDRWAVRATNTGYSAFINPHGQTLWKSAYNTYQTHAETIYPRQTQTLYVQWGDWLTPLLLLLSALIWLF, from the coding sequence ATGGGAACGACCGTTGCCCCTATTGGTGCATGGTTTCTAGCCTGGATTGCCCTTGTACCCCTATGGATACTAATTATTAAATATACATCCAAAACAGATCCCCCTGCCCCCCGCCCCCTGCCCCTTGCCCTAATTTGGGGTATCGGTTATCACGGAGTTGCCTTGTCATGGATTACAGGGATTCATCCAATGGATTGGTTAGGTGTCCCCTGGTTGCCTAGTTTAATTATTACCCTCCTTTGTTGGGCATTTATTAGCCTTTGGGGGGGGATATTAGTCTCTGTTTGGGCAGCTTTAATGGTGCGTCTAGATAGGGGAAATCCTTGGTTGCGTGTTCTCATTGGTACAGCCATTTGGTGTGGCTTAGAAAGCCTCTGGAGTGCAAGTCCTCTATGGTGGAGTTCTCTGGCTTACACTCAATCACCGCAAAATCTGGTAATTTTACATTTAGGACAGCTTTCTGGACCAAATACTGTAACAGCGGTAATTGTGGCGTTTAATGGTTTAATTGCGGAATATCTCACGCAATCTCTCTTAGAGATCCCTAAGGGTAGGCGCAAAGGCGCAAAGGAGGAGGGGAGTTTAGGGAAAGGTTTTGTCAATGGTTATTTAATTTTGGCTGTTTCGTTATTAATTATTTCTCATTTTATCGGTTTTATTCTCTACACTGCACCCCTAAATTCAACCCCAAGTACGGCTTTGAAAATTGGCATTATTCAGGGTAATATTCCTAATAAAATTAAGGTTCTTCCTGAAGGTTTACGTCGGGCTATGACAGCTTACACTGAAGGATATTTAAGTTTAACTAATCAAGGTGTCCAAGCTGTTCTTACCCCGGAGGCTTCTATACCTATTTTTTCTCGTGATTTACTTCAAACTCCTTTATTCGCAGCTATTCGGGAAAAGGGTGTAATAGCTTGGATAGGTGCATTTGGTGAACAAGGAAGTAGTTATACAAATAGTTTATTTACGGTTCTTGGGAATGGGGCAATTACTAGCCGCTATGATAAATCTAAACTTGTGCCATTGGGAGAATATATTCCTTTTGAAAATATTTTAGGGGGAATTATTCAACGTCTATCACCGCTAGAAGCACACCAAGTTCCGGGTAAAGCCAAGCAAATTTTTAATACTCCTTTTGGAAGAGTAATTATTGGTATTTGTTATGAATCAGCTTTTGCGGAAAACTTCCGATATCAAGCTTCTATGGGGGGAAAATTTATGCTCAGTTCTTCCAATGATGCCCATTATACGGCAGCAATGGCAAATCAACATCATGCCCAGGATATCATGCGGGCAATTGAAACTGATAGATGGGCTGTGAGGGCAACAAATACAGGTTATTCGGCATTTATTAATCCCCATGGGCAAACTCTCTGGAAATCGGCTTATAACACCTATCAAACTCATGCAGAAACTATTTATCCTCGTCAAACTCAGACTTTATATGTGCAGTGGGGTGATTGGTTGACCCCTTTATTGTTGCTTCTAAGTGCTTTAATTTGGCTTTTTTGA